The Pyxidicoccus sp. MSG2 DNA segment AGGAGCTCTTCATCACCGGCCGCATCAAGGACCTCATCATCGTCCGTGGCCGCAACCACCACCCCCAGGACATCGAGCTGACGGCGGAGCAGGCCCACCCCGCGCTGAGGCCAGGGTGTGGAGCGGCCTTCTCGGTGGAGGTGGAGGGCGAAGAGCGGCTGGTGCTGGTGTACGAGGCAGACACGCGCCGGCAACCCGTGGCGGTGGAGGAGGTCTCGCGCGCCATCAGCCAGCAGGTGGCCACGGCGCATGAGCTGCGGCTGCATGCGCTCACCCTCATCGCTCCTGGCAGTCTGCCCAAGACGTCCAGCGGCAAGATCCAACGCCGTGCGAGCCGTTCGGCCTTCCTCTCGGGCGAGCTGCAGGAGGTGGCGTCCTGGCGCGAGCAGCAGACCGAGGTGCCCGAGGTGTTGCCTGCCTCCAGCGCGCCCCACACGACCACGCCCGAGGCACGTCCGGCGACGCCGGAAGCCGTGGAGGACTGGCTGCGCATCCGGCTGGCCCGCCGGCTGAATGTGGCCCCGCGAGAGCTGGAGCGGGATGAGCCGCTCACCCGCTACGGCATCGACTCGCTGGCCGCGGTGGAGCTGACGTACGAGGTGGAGCAAGGCCTCGGCGTGGCGCTGCCCCTGCATGTGCTGCTGAGCGGGCCCACGTTGGCCGAGCTGGCATGGCGGCTGGCCGGTGCGCCCCGGGCCTCCGCCGGCCCCCTGCCTCGCGCCTCCCGCGAGCAGCCGCTGCCGCTGTCCTTCGCCCAGCAGCGCCTCTGGTTCCTCGATGAGCTGGAGCCGGATAGCGCGCTCTACAACATCCCCGCGGCAGTGCGGCTGCGCGGCGCACTGGATACCTCCGCCCTGGAGCGCACCTTCGCCGAGCTGGTCCGCCGCCACGAGTCGCTTCGCACCACCGTCCACTCCGAGCAGGGACGGGCCTCTCAAGTCATCCACTCCGAAGTCCACGTAGCGCTGGCCCGGGTGGACCTGGCCACGCTTCCTCCCCAGCAGCGGGAGGACGAGGTGCTGCGCCTGGCCTACGAGGAGGCTCTGCGCCCCTTCGAGCTGACGCGCGGCCCGCTGTTGCGCACCACGCTGCTGAAGCTCGATGCGCGGGAGCACGTGCTGCTGCTGACCCTGCACCACATCGTCTCCGACGGTTGGTCCATGGGCGTGTTGGTGCGCGAGGTGGCCTCCCTCTACGAAGCCTTCTCGCTGGGCAGGCCCTCGCCCCTGCCCGAGCTGACTGTGCAGTACGCCGACTACGCGGTGTGGCAGCGTCAGTGGCTGCAGGGCGAGGAGCTCGAGCGCCAGCTGTCCTGGTGGAAGCAGCAGCTCACCGGGGCTCCCGCTCACCTGGACCTGCCCACCGACAAGCCTCGCCCGCCCGTAAGGGACCACCGCGGCGCCAGCATCCCGGTGCGACTGCCCGTCGCCACGTGGGAGGCGCTCAAGACCCTGGCCCAGCGCGAGGGCGTCACCCCCTTCATGCTCCTGCTGGCCGCCTTCCAGGTGGTGCTGCACCGCCACTCGGGAGAGGAGGACATCAGCGTCGGCTCGCCCATCGCGGGCCGCTCCCGCGCCGAGACGCAGGGCCTCATCGGCTTCTTCGTCAACACGCTCGTGCTGCGCACGCGACTGGAAGGCAACCCCTCCTTCCGCGAGCTGCTGCAGCGGGTTCGAGAGACCACGCTGGGCGCGTTTGCCCACCAGGATGTGCCCTTCGAGAAGCTGGTGGAGCAGCTTCGGCCCGTGCGCGACCTGGGCCGCAGCCCTCTCTTCCAGGTCCTGCTCGTGCTCCAGCCGGACCCCCTGCCGGCCCTCTCTCTCCCCGGGCTGACGCTGGACCCCGTGAAGCTGGAGAGCCGCACCTCCCAATTCGACCTCAAGCTCTCCCTCGCCGAATCCGCGCAGGGGCTGGCGGGCTCGCTGGAGTACGCCACCGACCTCTTCGAGCCCGCCACCATGGTGCGCCTCGTGGGCCACCTGCGGCAGTTGCTGGAAGGCGTCCTCGCCCGGCCCGAGCAGCGCATCGCCGAGCTGCCCCTGCTCACCGAGGCCGAGCGCCACCAGGTGCTCGCGGCGTGGAACGACACCCGCGCGCCCCTGGCCACCGACACCTGCATCCACCACCTCTTCGAGGCCCAGGTGGCTCGCACTCCGGAAGCACCGGCCCTGGGCTTCGAGGGCACCTGGCTCTCCTACCGGGAGCTGGAGGAGCGCTCCAACCAGTTGGCCTGGCACCTGCGCTCGCTCGGCGTCGGCCCCGAGGTGCGCGTCGGCCTGTGCTCGGAGCGCTCCCTCGAGTTGGTGGTGGGCCTCCTCGCCATCCTCAAGGCCGGCGGCGCCTACGTCCCCCTCGACCCCGCCTACCCCCGCCAGCGCCTGGAGTGGATGCTGGACGACGCGCGTCCCGCCGTGCTCCTGGCCCAGCCCGCCCTGATGGCTCACCTGCCGGAGGCGCCGGGGGCCTCCGTGGTGCCCCTGGCCCTCGGGGACGCGTCGCTGCGCGGCCTGCCCACGCACCCGCCCGCTGCCCTGGCCACTCCTGACAACCTCGCCTACGTCATCTTCACCTCGGGCTCGACCGGCCGCCCCAAGGGCGCCATGAATGCCCACCGCCCCGTCTGCAACCGCCTGCTCTGGTTGCAGCAGGTCGATGGGCTGGGCACCGACGACGTCGTGCTGCAGAAGACGCCCTACAGCTTCGACATCTCCGTCTGGGAATTCTTCTGGCCTCTCATCATGGGCGCGCGCCTCGTGGTGGCCCGCCCCGGTGGCCACCAGGAGCCCGACTACCTGCTGCGCCTCATCCGCGAGCAGCGCATCACCACCACGCACTTCGTGCCCTCCATGCTCCAGCCCTTCCTGGAGCAGCCCGGCCTGGAGGGCTGCTCCAGCCTGCGCCGGGTGGTGTGCAGCGGTGAGGCGCTCTCCCCCGAGCTCACGCAGCGTTGCCTGCAGCGGCTGCCCTCCGCCCGGCTGTACAACCTCTACGGCCCCACCGAAGCCGCCGTCGAGGTCACCTTCTTCCACTGCCAGCCCCAGCACGTCCGGCGCTCCATCCCCATCGGCCGCCCCATCTCCAATGCCCTCATGCGCATCCTCGATGCGCACCTGCGGCCGGTGCCCGCGGGCGTGCCCGGCGAGCTCTTCATCGGCGGCCTCCCGGTGGGTCGCGGCTACCACTCCCGCCCCGAGCTCACCGCCGAGCGCTTCATCCCCGACCCCTTCTCCTCCGAGCCGGGGGCCCGCCTCTACCGCACCGGGGACAAGGCGCGCTGGCTGGCCGATGGCAACATCGAGTACCTGGGCCGGCTCGACTTCCAGGTGAAGGTGCGCGGGCTGCGCATCGAGCTGGGGGAAGTCGAAGCGGCGCTGGAGCAGCACCCCCAGGTACGGCAGGCCGTGGTGGTGGTGCATGAGGGTTCCTCGGGCGACAAGCGTCTGGTGGCCTACGGGGTGCCGCCCTCGGGTGAGCAGCCGCCCTCCACCACCGACGTGCGCGACTTCCTCAAGAGGAAGCTGCCCGAGTACATGGTCCCCTCGGTCTTCGTGGCCCTGGCGGCCCTGCCCCTGACAGCCAGCGGCAAGGTGAACAGGAAGGCCCTGCCCGCTCCGGACCTGTCCCGCTCCGAGCCGCGCTCCGCCTACGTCGCGCCTCGTAACGACGTGGAGCAGCGCCTGTGTGACAGCTGGGCCCAGGTGCTCGGTCTGAAGCAGGTGGGCATCCACGACAACTTCTTCGAGCTGGGTGGCGACTCCATCATCAGCCTCCAGGTCGTCGCGCGTGCGCGCCAGGGCGGCCTCGCCCTCTCCGCCCGCCAGCTCTTCCAGCATCAGACGGTGGCTCGGCTCGCACTGGTGGTGGCGTCCGCCTCCGAGGCGCTCAGCGAGCAGGGCCCCATCACCGGCCCGGTATCGCTCACGCCCGTCCAGCTCCAGTTGCTGCGGCACGACGCGGCCCACGCCCACCACTTCAACCAGGCCGTGCTCCTGACCTCGCGTGAGCCGCTGGAACCCGCTCGCCTGCGGAAGTCCCTCGCGCAGGTGGTGGCCCACCACGATGCCTTGCGCCTGCGCTTGCGTCAGCACGAGGGCGAGTGGCTGCAGGACAACGCCGCCCCCGACGAGACATCCGTCCACCTGCTCCAGGTGGACCTCTCCTCCACGCCCGCCTCCGAGCAGCCCGCCGCGCTCGAAGCCGAGGCCTCGCGCCTGCAGGCCAGCTTCGTCCTGGCGCAACCACCCCTGCTGCACACCGCCCTCTTCCAGCTCGGCAACGGTCAGCAGCGCCTGCTGCTGGTCGCGAACCACCTGGTGGTGGACGCCGTCTCCTGGCGCGTGATTCTCGAGGATCTCGAGTCCGCCTATCTCCAGGCGATGCTCCCCCCCAAGAGCACCTCTTTCCAGTCCTGGGCTCGCCGCCTGCAGGCCCATGCCCACTCCGAGGCCCTGCTGGCCGAAGCGCCACTGTGGCTGGACGAGGCCCGCGCTCAGGTGGCTCCGCTGCCCACCGACGCCGCTGGCCCCAATACCCACGCCTCCGAGCGCTCCGTCTCCATCTGCCTCGATGCCGAGGAGACGAAGCTGCTGCTCCAGGAGGTGCCCTCCGCCTGGCGCGCCCACATCAACGACGTGCTGCTCACCGCCCTGGCCCGCGCCCTGGGCGAGTGGACCGGCCAGTCCCAGGTGCTCATCCACCTGGAGGGCCACGGCCGCGAGGAGCTCTTCGACGGCGTGGACCTGTCACGCACCGTGGGCTGGTTCACCTCCTTCACGCCCGTGCTGCTGCCGGTGCCCTCGGGCGGCTCGGCCGGTGAGTGCCTGCGTGCCGTGCGCGACTCGCTGCGCCGCCTGCCCCACCATGGCATCGGCTCCGGCCTGCTGAAGTGGCTCGGTCCGTCCGACATCGCTCAGCGGCTCCAGGCCCTGCCCGTGCCGCAGGTCGCCTTCAACTACCTCGGGCAGCTCGATGCCACGATGGCCTCCAGTCGCCTGTTCGCCCTGAGCAACGAGCCCTCGGGTCCTTCCGCCGCTGCCTCGGGCACGCGTCTGCATGCCCTGGAGATCAACGGCTCGGTGCTCGGAGGGCAGCTCCAGCTGGCCTTCGGCCACAGCACCCACCTGCACCACGCGGCCACCATCGAGTCGCTGGCCGGGCGCTTCCTGCACCACCTGCGCGCCCTCATCTCCCTGCGCGCCTCAGAGGATGCCTGCCGCTTCTCCCCGGGCGACTTCCCCCTCGCGGGCCTCTCCCAGCAGTCGCTCGACTTGCTGCTGCAACGGACCGGGCCCGACATCGAGGACGTCTACCCGCTGTCTCCCACCCAGCAGGGCATGCTCTTCCATGCCCTGCTCTCTCCGGAGTCCACCGTCTATTTCATGCAGCACTCCTGGGCCATCCACTCCACCCTGGACTCCGCTGCCCTCCAACAGGCCTGGCAGTCCACCTCCGAGCGCCTTCCCGTCCTGCGCACCTCCTTCCACTGGCAGGGCCTCGACGCGCCCCTCCAGGTGGTCCACTCGCGCCCACCCCGCGCCTTCGAGGTGCTCGACTGGCGCTCCCTCCCGGCCGCCGAGCAGCACGAGCGCTACCAGCAATTCCTCCTCGAGGAGAGACAGCGCGGCTTCGAGCTGCGCCGCGCGCCCCTCATGCGCATGGTGGCCTTCCACCTCCAGCAAGACGTCTGGCGCCTTCACTGGAGCCACTCCCACCTGCTGCTGGACGGCTGGAGCCTGGGCCTGGTGCTCCAGGAGTTCTTCTCCCTCTACGACTCCTGCCGCTCCGCCCGGTCCGCGCCTCCCGCCGCGCGCCCGCCCTTCCGCGACTACATCGCCTGGCTGCGCCAGCGTGACGACTCCGCCGACGCCTCCTTCTGGCGCGCCTACCTCTCCGACTTCTCCTCGCCCACGCCCCTCCCGACCGACACCCATGCCTCGCCCCCGCCGGGACAGGCCCCCTCCCACCCCTTCCACGAGCTGCTCCTGTCCGCCGAGGCCACGGCCTCCCTGAAGGACTTCTCACGCCAGCACCAGGTCACCCTCAATACGCTGGCCGTCGCCGCGTGGGCCCTCGTCCTCTCGCGCTACTCCGGCGAGCACGACGTCGTCTTCGGCACCACCTTCGCAGGCCGTCCTCCAGAGCTGCCCGGCTCCGACTCCATGGTGGGCATCTTCATCAACTCGCTGCCCGCCCGCGTCCGCATCCCCCCGGGCAGCTCGTCCCTCCTGCCCTGGCTCCAGTCGCTCCAGGCCCAGCAGCTCGAGCTGCGCCAGTACGAGCACTCTCCGCTCGTCCAGGTGCAGTCCCTCAGCCAGTTGCCTCGCGGCGCTTCCCTCTTCGAGTCCCTGCTCGTCGTCGAGAACTACCCCATCGACGCCTCGCTGCGTGAGCGCACCGCCTTCCTCGACGTGCGCGACGCCATCGCCGCCGAGCGCTCCAACTATCCTCTCGCCCTCGCCGTCATCCCCGGCACCTCGACGGTGCGGCTGTTGCTCTCCCACGACGAGCCCCGCTTCCCCGCCCCCGCCATGCAGCGGCTGCTGTCGCACTGGCGCACCGTCCTGGAGTGCCTCGTGGCACGGCCCCAGGCCCGCGTGGACGACCTCTCCCTGCTCTCCGACTCGGAGCGACTCCTCCTGCTGGAGCAGTGGAGCCACACGCCCGGCACCCTCCCCCAGCAGCCCGTCCACCGCCTCATCGAGGCCCACGCCCGCCTCACTCCAGACGCCCCCGCCGTCTGCTTCGGCGAGCAAACCCTCTCCTACGGCGAGCTCAACTCCCGCGCCAACCAGCTCGCACGCCACCTGCGCCGCCTCGGCGTCGGCCCTGAAGTCCTCGTCTCCCTCTGCCTCGAGCGCTCCGTCGAGCTCGTCGTTTCAATGCTTGCCACCCTCAAGGCCGGTGGGGCCTGGCTCTCGCTCGACCCGTCTCTTCCCTCCGAGCGCCTGGACTTCATCACCTCCAACGCCCTCGCCCCCGTCCTCCTCACCCACTCTTCCCTCGAGCACCTGCTCGACCGCCGCGGCTACGTCTTCCTCGTCGACGAGCACTCCGAGCGCCTGGAGCGCGAGTCCACCGATATCCTCGACTCCGAGGCGGACGCCAGCAACCTCGCCTACGTCATCTACACCTCCGGCTCCACCGGCCGCCCCAAGGGCACCCTGCTCACCCACGGAGGCCTGGCCAATACCGCGCTCCAGGCCGCCCGGGCTCACGGCTACCGGCCCGATAGCCGCGTGCTCCAGTTCGCCAGCACCAGCTTCGATGCCTCCGTCTGCGAGGTGTTCTCCACCCTCTCCGCCGGCGCCTGCCTCGTCCTGGCCTCCCAGGAGCAACTGCTGCCGAGCCAGCCCCTGCGCTCGCTTCTGCTCGAGCAGTCCATCTCCGCCGTCACCCTCACCCCTTCGGTCCTGGCCCAGTTTGAGCCCGAAGGCCTTCCCCTGCTGCGCACCGTCATCTCCGCCGGCGAGGCACTCTCGCCCGAGCTGGCGCGGCAGTGGAGCCAGGCACGCACGCTGCTCAATGCCTACGGCCCCACCGAAGTCACCATCTGCGCCACCATCAGCGGCCCGGTGGACGCCCAACGGCTGAGCATCGGCCGGGCCCTGCCCAACGCCCAGGTGTATGTGCTCGATGAGCGCATGCGGCCGGTGACCGTGGGCGTGGCCGGGGAGCTGTACGTGGGCGGCGCGGGCCTGGCGCGCGGCTACCTCGGCCTGCCCGCACTCACCGCGGAGCGCTTCGTCCCCCACCCTTTCGCCACGCACCCCGGCCAGCGCCTCTACCGCACCGGCGACAAGGTGCGCTGGCTGCCCCACGGCGAGCTGGAGTTCCTCGGCCGCCTGGACGAGCAACTGAAGCTGCGCGGCTTCCGCATCGAGGCGGGCGAAGTGGAGACGGTGCTGCGCGAGCAGCCCTCCGTGCGCGAGGCCCTCGTGGTGCTGCGCGAGGACGTGCCCGGCGATAAGCGTCTGGTGGCCTACGTGCTGCCCCGGCCCGGCACCGCGCTGGAGCCCCAGGTCCTGCGCTCCGCCCTGCTCTCGCGGCTGCCCGAGTACATGGTGCCCTCGGCCTTCGTCCCCCTGGAGGCGCTGCCCCTCAACTCCAGCGGCAAGGTGGACAAGCGGGCCCTGCCGGCCCCCTCCGGCGGCGCCGCCGCCTCGGCCTCCGAGTACGCGCCTCCTCGCACCGATACCCAGGTGCGCCTGGCCTCCATCTGGCGCGAGGTGCTCCACGTCGAGCAGGTGGGCCTGCACGACGAGTTCATGGCCCTGGGCGGCCACTCGCTGCTGGCCACACAGGTCGCCTCCCGCATCCGCACCACCTTCGGTGTGGAGCTGCCCCTGCGCACCCTCTTCGAGGCCACCACCCTCGAAGCGCTCGCCCAGGCCATCGACTCCTCCTCCCGCTCCACCCCAGCTCCTGCCCTGCCGCCGGTGCGGTCCGCCTCCCGCGAGCAGTCTCTGCCCCTGTCCTTCGCCCAGCAGCGGCTGTGGTTCCTCGACGAGCTGGAGCCGGGCGGCGCGCTCTTCAACATCCGCGCGGCGGTGCGGCTGCGCGGCGTGCTGGATACCTTCGCCCTGGAGCGCACCTTCGCCGAGCTGGTCCGCCGCCACGAGTCGCTTCGCACCACCATCCACTCCGAGCAGGGACGGGCCTCTCAAGTCATCCACCCCGAAGCCCACGTGGCGCTGGCCCGGGTGGACCTGGGCGCGCTTGCACCCCAGGAGCGTGAGGCCGAGGTGCTGCGCCTGGCCTACGAGGAGGCCCTGCGCCCCTTCGAGCTGACGCGCGGCCCGCTGCTTCGCACCACGCTGTTGCGCCTGTCGGACTCCGAGCACGTGCTGGTGCTGTGCATGCACCACATCGTCTCCGACGGCTGGTCCATGGGCGTGCTGGTGCGCGAGGTGGCCTCCCTCTATGCATCCTTCAGCCAGGGGCAGCCCTCGCCGCTGCGCGACCTGCCTGTGCAGTACGCCGACTACGCGGTGTGGCAGCGCCAGTGGCTGCAAGGTGAGGAGCTCGAGCGCCAGTTGTCCTGGTGGAAGCAGCAGCTCGCCGGCGCTCCCGCCCACCTGGACCTGCCCACCGACAAGCCTCGGCCGCCCGTCAGGGACCACCGCGGCGCCAGCGTCTCGGCGCAACTGCCCGCCGCCACGTGGGAGGCGCTCAAGACCCTGGCTCAGCGCGAGGACGTCACCCCCTTCATGGTCCTGCTGGCCGCCTTCCAGGTGGTGCTGTACCGCCACTCGGGGGAGGAGGACATCAGCGTCGGCTCGCCCATCGCGGGCCGCCGTCTCGCCGAGCTCGAGGGCCTCATCGGCTTCTTCGTCAACACGCTCGTGCTGCGCACGCGACTGGAAGGCAACCCCTCCTTCCGAGAGCTGTTGCAGCGGGTGCGAGAGACGACGCTGGGCGCGTTTGCCCACCAGGATGTGCCCTTCGAGAAGCTGGTGGAGCAGCTTCGGCCCGCGCGCAACCTGGGCCGCAGCCCTCTGTTCCAGGTCCTGCTCGCGTACCAGCCCCATCCCCTGCCTGGCCACTCCCTGCCCGGGCTGACGCTGGACCCCGTGGAGCTGGAGAGCCGCACCTCCCAGTTCGACCTCGCGCTCACCATCAACGAGATACCCGAGGGCCTGGCCTGGATCTGCGAGTACAGCGCCGAGCTGTACGAAGCCGCCACCCTTGTCCGGATGCTCGAGCACCTGAGGGTGCTGCTGGAGGGCGTCCTCGCCCGGCCCGAGCAACGCATCGCCGAGCTGCCCCTGCTCACCGAGGCCGAGCGCCACCAGGTGCTCGTGGCGTGGAATGACACGGCCGCCGATTTCCCGGCCGACTCCTGCATCCACCACCTCTTCGAGCAGCAGGTGGCCCTGCGTCCTGACTCCATCGCCATCGAGTTCGGTGACGCGCGCCTCTCCTACCGACAGCTGGATGCGCGCGCCAACCAGCTCGCGCACCTGCTGCGCGCGCACGGCGTCGGGCCGGATGACCTCGTCGCGCTCTGCCTGGAGCGCTCCGTGGAGCTCATCGTCTCGCTCCTCGCCATCCTCAAGGCGGGCGGGGCCTACCTGCCGTTGGATGCCTCCTACCCGGCGGAGCGCCTGGCCTTCATGCTGGAGGATGCGCCTCCCCGGCTGCTGCTCACCTCGCGCGCGCTGAGCACCCAGCTCCCCGTGTCCGCGCAGCTCCCCCTCCTGCGGGTGGAGGAGCTGGCGATGGAGGACCAGCCCACCACGGCACCGGACTCG contains these protein-coding regions:
- a CDS encoding non-ribosomal peptide synthase/polyketide synthase is translated as MEPSVAAAGISTLLTLLEARTEQGPTTPLFTFVGDEDSAQESMDRATLLLRARAIGADLQHHARPGARAVLIYPPGLEYVAGFFGCLAAGLVAVPAYPPDPLRLERTLPRLQAIIQDSQATVVLTTSFIASMAEALCELAPELRALRWIATDALPEGAETGWRPPPPRADSLAFLQYTSGSTGTPKGVELTHANLLHNLGLIHGAFRMRGDSAGVIWLPPYHDMGLIGGILGPLYGGFATTLMSPLTFLRRPMRWLEVLSRTHGTISGGPNFAFDLCVRKTTEAERAALDLSHWEVAFCGAEPIRPETLERFARAFAPSGFRREAFYPCYGLAEGTLIVSGGEVSALPVQQSLDMRRLRDGRAEPAQPGQPHSQTLVGCGRSLQEQEVRVVNPETLVPCASGEVGEVWVKGPSVALGYWGRPEDTARDFQARTSDGAGPFLRTGDQGFLQGQELFITGRIKDLIIVRGRNHHPQDIELTAEQAHPALRPGCGAAFSVEVEGEERLVLVYEADTRRQPVAVEEVSRAISQQVATAHELRLHALTLIAPGSLPKTSSGKIQRRASRSAFLSGELQEVASWREQQTEVPEVLPASSAPHTTTPEARPATPEAVEDWLRIRLARRLNVAPRELERDEPLTRYGIDSLAAVELTYEVEQGLGVALPLHVLLSGPTLAELAWRLAGAPRASAGPLPRASREQPLPLSFAQQRLWFLDELEPDSALYNIPAAVRLRGALDTSALERTFAELVRRHESLRTTVHSEQGRASQVIHSEVHVALARVDLATLPPQQREDEVLRLAYEEALRPFELTRGPLLRTTLLKLDAREHVLLLTLHHIVSDGWSMGVLVREVASLYEAFSLGRPSPLPELTVQYADYAVWQRQWLQGEELERQLSWWKQQLTGAPAHLDLPTDKPRPPVRDHRGASIPVRLPVATWEALKTLAQREGVTPFMLLLAAFQVVLHRHSGEEDISVGSPIAGRSRAETQGLIGFFVNTLVLRTRLEGNPSFRELLQRVRETTLGAFAHQDVPFEKLVEQLRPVRDLGRSPLFQVLLVLQPDPLPALSLPGLTLDPVKLESRTSQFDLKLSLAESAQGLAGSLEYATDLFEPATMVRLVGHLRQLLEGVLARPEQRIAELPLLTEAERHQVLAAWNDTRAPLATDTCIHHLFEAQVARTPEAPALGFEGTWLSYRELEERSNQLAWHLRSLGVGPEVRVGLCSERSLELVVGLLAILKAGGAYVPLDPAYPRQRLEWMLDDARPAVLLAQPALMAHLPEAPGASVVPLALGDASLRGLPTHPPAALATPDNLAYVIFTSGSTGRPKGAMNAHRPVCNRLLWLQQVDGLGTDDVVLQKTPYSFDISVWEFFWPLIMGARLVVARPGGHQEPDYLLRLIREQRITTTHFVPSMLQPFLEQPGLEGCSSLRRVVCSGEALSPELTQRCLQRLPSARLYNLYGPTEAAVEVTFFHCQPQHVRRSIPIGRPISNALMRILDAHLRPVPAGVPGELFIGGLPVGRGYHSRPELTAERFIPDPFSSEPGARLYRTGDKARWLADGNIEYLGRLDFQVKVRGLRIELGEVEAALEQHPQVRQAVVVVHEGSSGDKRLVAYGVPPSGEQPPSTTDVRDFLKRKLPEYMVPSVFVALAALPLTASGKVNRKALPAPDLSRSEPRSAYVAPRNDVEQRLCDSWAQVLGLKQVGIHDNFFELGGDSIISLQVVARARQGGLALSARQLFQHQTVARLALVVASASEALSEQGPITGPVSLTPVQLQLLRHDAAHAHHFNQAVLLTSREPLEPARLRKSLAQVVAHHDALRLRLRQHEGEWLQDNAAPDETSVHLLQVDLSSTPASEQPAALEAEASRLQASFVLAQPPLLHTALFQLGNGQQRLLLVANHLVVDAVSWRVILEDLESAYLQAMLPPKSTSFQSWARRLQAHAHSEALLAEAPLWLDEARAQVAPLPTDAAGPNTHASERSVSICLDAEETKLLLQEVPSAWRAHINDVLLTALARALGEWTGQSQVLIHLEGHGREELFDGVDLSRTVGWFTSFTPVLLPVPSGGSAGECLRAVRDSLRRLPHHGIGSGLLKWLGPSDIAQRLQALPVPQVAFNYLGQLDATMASSRLFALSNEPSGPSAAASGTRLHALEINGSVLGGQLQLAFGHSTHLHHAATIESLAGRFLHHLRALISLRASEDACRFSPGDFPLAGLSQQSLDLLLQRTGPDIEDVYPLSPTQQGMLFHALLSPESTVYFMQHSWAIHSTLDSAALQQAWQSTSERLPVLRTSFHWQGLDAPLQVVHSRPPRAFEVLDWRSLPAAEQHERYQQFLLEERQRGFELRRAPLMRMVAFHLQQDVWRLHWSHSHLLLDGWSLGLVLQEFFSLYDSCRSARSAPPAARPPFRDYIAWLRQRDDSADASFWRAYLSDFSSPTPLPTDTHASPPPGQAPSHPFHELLLSAEATASLKDFSRQHQVTLNTLAVAAWALVLSRYSGEHDVVFGTTFAGRPPELPGSDSMVGIFINSLPARVRIPPGSSSLLPWLQSLQAQQLELRQYEHSPLVQVQSLSQLPRGASLFESLLVVENYPIDASLRERTAFLDVRDAIAAERSNYPLALAVIPGTSTVRLLLSHDEPRFPAPAMQRLLSHWRTVLECLVARPQARVDDLSLLSDSERLLLLEQWSHTPGTLPQQPVHRLIEAHARLTPDAPAVCFGEQTLSYGELNSRANQLARHLRRLGVGPEVLVSLCLERSVELVVSMLATLKAGGAWLSLDPSLPSERLDFITSNALAPVLLTHSSLEHLLDRRGYVFLVDEHSERLERESTDILDSEADASNLAYVIYTSGSTGRPKGTLLTHGGLANTALQAARAHGYRPDSRVLQFASTSFDASVCEVFSTLSAGACLVLASQEQLLPSQPLRSLLLEQSISAVTLTPSVLAQFEPEGLPLLRTVISAGEALSPELARQWSQARTLLNAYGPTEVTICATISGPVDAQRLSIGRALPNAQVYVLDERMRPVTVGVAGELYVGGAGLARGYLGLPALTAERFVPHPFATHPGQRLYRTGDKVRWLPHGELEFLGRLDEQLKLRGFRIEAGEVETVLREQPSVREALVVLREDVPGDKRLVAYVLPRPGTALEPQVLRSALLSRLPEYMVPSAFVPLEALPLNSSGKVDKRALPAPSGGAAASASEYAPPRTDTQVRLASIWREVLHVEQVGLHDEFMALGGHSLLATQVASRIRTTFGVELPLRTLFEATTLEALAQAIDSSSRSTPAPALPPVRSASREQSLPLSFAQQRLWFLDELEPGGALFNIRAAVRLRGVLDTFALERTFAELVRRHESLRTTIHSEQGRASQVIHPEAHVALARVDLGALAPQEREAEVLRLAYEEALRPFELTRGPLLRTTLLRLSDSEHVLVLCMHHIVSDGWSMGVLVREVASLYASFSQGQPSPLRDLPVQYADYAVWQRQWLQGEELERQLSWWKQQLAGAPAHLDLPTDKPRPPVRDHRGASVSAQLPAATWEALKTLAQREDVTPFMVLLAAFQVVLYRHSGEEDISVGSPIAGRRLAELEGLIGFFVNTLVLRTRLEGNPSFRELLQRVRETTLGAFAHQDVPFEKLVEQLRPARNLGRSPLFQVLLAYQPHPLPGHSLPGLTLDPVELESRTSQFDLALTINEIPEGLAWICEYSAELYEAATLVRMLEHLRVLLEGVLARPEQRIAELPLLTEAERHQVLVAWNDTAADFPADSCIHHLFEQQVALRPDSIAIEFGDARLSYRQLDARANQLAHLLRAHGVGPDDLVALCLERSVELIVSLLAILKAGGAYLPLDASYPAERLAFMLEDAPPRLLLTSRALSTQLPVSAQLPLLRVEELAMEDQPTTAPDSGVSSRHLAYVDFTSGTSGRPKGVAIEHRSVLRLFHGIDYAHLGPEEIFLLIAPISFDASTLEVWGPLLSGGRLVVFPSQSPSDLKLLAHVLRHHRVTTLHLTAGLLAQVVDLEFDCLRGLRQLLTGGDVVSAPHVRRAIEELGIPVTACYGPTESTLFTSCFRMTRPEQVGSSVPIGHPIANTQVYLLDARLQPVPVGVPGELFIGGDGLARGYLSRPELTAERFIPAPFSSMPGARLYRTGDLARWRPDGVLEFLGRIDNQVKVRGFRIELAEVEAALRAHPALREAVAWVREDVPGDKRLVAYGVPHPGQPAPEAEALRAFISQRLPGFMVPSAFVALEAMPLTSNGKVDRAALPVPQALRSEEGYVAPRTPLEQELAAIWAEVLGLDKVGIHDNFFSLGGHSLLATQAISRLRVRFGEELPLQALFEDPTVAKMSQRIERLSAPTPQPDEQARETQDWTEELL